The following coding sequences lie in one Candidatus Neomarinimicrobiota bacterium genomic window:
- a CDS encoding glycosyltransferase family 2 protein, translating into VRGAARFPEGGVFGPKIYYGGQNNLIWYAGGEVSLPLGRVRHRGIRELDRGQYDEPGPTDFVSGCCLLIRADLVHRLGGFDPQYVMYTEDVDLCYRAGRLGAACYYLPAGKVWHHVSSSMGGELSLRKVWLKWRSSMRFFRRFARPWYWVTIMGYQVLYYGLLGPARYIRRKWL; encoded by the coding sequence TGGTGCGGGGGGCGGCTCGCTTTCCGGAGGGGGGTGTGTTCGGTCCGAAGATCTACTACGGCGGCCAGAACAACCTTATCTGGTATGCCGGCGGCGAGGTGAGCCTGCCGCTGGGACGCGTACGCCACCGCGGTATCCGAGAACTAGACCGGGGCCAGTACGACGAACCCGGCCCGACCGACTTCGTCAGCGGCTGCTGCCTGCTAATCCGCGCCGACCTCGTTCACCGGCTGGGCGGATTTGATCCGCAATATGTTATGTACACCGAGGATGTAGACCTGTGCTATCGGGCCGGTCGGCTGGGCGCGGCCTGTTACTACCTGCCTGCAGGCAAGGTCTGGCACCATGTCTCCAGCAGTATGGGCGGGGAACTATCCCTGCGCAAGGTCTGGCTGAAATGGCGGTCCAGCATGCGCTTTTTTCGGCGCTTTGCCAGACCCTGGTACTGGGTGACCATTATGGGGTATCAGGTGCTGTATTATGGTCTGCTGGGGCCGGCCAGATATATCAGACGGAAGTGGCTGTAG